CATTTTTGCTTTATTTCCTGTTTTCTTTGCTTGGTCAGGAGCTTTTGCTGAAGCAGTTGGTGGGTTGTTTTTAGCTTTTGGTTTTAAAACAAGAATTGCATCTTTTTTAATTATGTGTACTATGTTGGTTGCTATATTTATGCAAAAATGGAATCAAGGATTATGGGGCATGTTACCAGCAATGGGTTTTTTATGGGTTGCTGTATATCACTTGTATTTAGGTTCTGGACGTTTTGGAATCGATTTTTTTATCTCAAATAAATTAAAATAAAGCATAAATTTTAAAATAAATAATATGAAAATAATTGTATCAATAATCATTAGTCTTTGTGTTTTATCAACACTAAACGCACAAAAAAACGTAGAAATTTCTGATTTCGAAATATTAAATAATACCAACTGGAAAGGCATTTTACTATATAAAAATTATAGTGATGGCAAAGAAGTTACACTGCAAACTACTATGACTATTTCTTTAAAAAAGAATAAAGTAATTACCGAAATTAAATTCACTGGAGAACCAAAAGCAAACTCAAAAAACATAGTTAAACTTAGAAAAAAAGGAACTTATTTTGGTAATGAAAAAGTAATTCGAAAAGAAATTTTAAAAAATGGATTTACAAAAATAATTACTTTTTATAGGGGAAAAGACAATAGTAAAAAGGCAAAAATGTACAATACCTATCTGTTTAATAAAGACAGCTTTTCAATTACAAAAGAAGTTGAATATTTAGATTCGAAAGGAAGATTTATAAGAAATAAGCAAACTTACACAAGGATTTAAACAAGCGTATTATGAAAAAAACAATCACAATTTTAGCTATAGGATTTGTAATTTTATCAAGCTGTGTGCAAAAAGAGTATGAAAAGAAAGTAACTTTTATAGTGGATACTAATGGAGTTGTAGAGATTAAATCTTTAGGTATAAAAGGTGATTTTTTACCCAACCAATGGCAAGAATCTTATGCCTTAAAGGATAGTAATAATGATGGAATTTATGAAGTTACTTTCACTGAAAAAACAGCAGTTGCTGGCATTAATTTTAAGTTTGTTAAAAACGGGTTTGATTATGAATTAAAAGATAAGGAAAACAGAGAAATCATTTTTGAATATAAACCAGAAGTTATCACTTACAAGACAAAATTTAATAATCCAACATCAGAAATTATTAAAAAATAAGAGTATCAAGAAAAATTACTCATCATAGCATTGTTGATAAATACTTTAATTTTTGCAAAAGTAAATTTAATAGTGAAAAAAAAACGAGTAAATATTTTGGGTATAGTTAAAGCGATTTTTTATTTACAAAATAAGGTCATGGTTTTGCTGTGTTCAACTTATAAGTGTAACAAAATTATTTTTTAAGGATCTACTAAAAATAAATTTCTTGCGCCAACCTAAACGTATTTGCATGCGCTTCTACAACAATATTTACATCTTTAGAATAACCACCACCCATAGAACACATTACCGGAATTTTTAAATCAAAACAAGTTTGTAAAACAAATCGATCTCTTTCTTTACAACCTTCAATAGTTAAGGAAAGTTTTCCTAATTTATCAGATTCTAAAACATCTACACCACATAAATAATATATAAAATCTGGTTTTTCTTGGTCAATAAGTTTTGGTAAAGTTTTTTTTAAAGTTGATAAATATTCATCGTCTTTTGTATTATTTTCTAACCCAATGTCTAAATCAGATTTTTCTTTTACAAATGGATAATTGCCTTTTCCATGTATAGAAAATGTAGAAACTGTATTGTCTTTTTGGAATATTTCTGCAGTTCCATTTCCTTGATGTACATCTAAATCTACAATTAAAACTTTTTTTACTATACCTTTATTTTGCAAATATTTTGCACCAATTGCTTGATCATTTAACATACAAAAAGCTTCACCTTTATTAGAAAACGCATGATGTGTACCACCAGCAATATTCATGGCAATTCCATTTTTTAAGGCAAATTCACTTGCTTTCATGGTGCCATCTGCAATGATCATTTCACGTTCAATTAAAACTTCAGATAAAGGAAAACCTATTTTTCTAGCTTCTTTTTGGTTTAAAGTAATATTTAGTAAATCAAAGAAATACTCAGAATCGTGAACTGTAAAAAAATGTTTGTTGTTTGGAATTTCTGGTTCAAAAAAATTCTCTCCATTGCAAGTGCCTTCATAGATTAATTGTTCAGGAAGCAAATCGTATTTTATCATCGGAAAACGATGCCCTTCCTTTAATGGATGATGATAAATAGGGTGATGCGCAATTTTTAGCATTCTAATAAATTAATCTAAAGGATAGATTGTTTTCGTTTCAGAAATAAAGGTTTTACCATTTACAATGCCTTCTATATGTAAATTTATATCAGGTGTATAGGTGTTTAAAATTTTAAATGTAACAAGTCCATTCTCATTAATTTTTAAATTAGGAAACCAATCAAGAGTTCCATATTCTTTAAAAAATCTTGATGTGTAATTTTCATAGATTGGAGTATAATATTTTTTTGGTGAATTAAAAGTAAGAGGAAACTCATATGTAGCTACATCACTTTTTGTAAAATTTACGGATTGATTCAATCTTTTAATTGGATCTGTTACAATTTTTATAACACCTCCACCTCCTCTTAAACCATAACCAATACCAGATTTATTAATTTCTATATAATCCACAGTATTCATTGGGAAGTTATTAAGAAAACTAAAATCACTTAATTGCACATCGTCTAAAATAACTAAAGGAACATTATTGTTAAAGCTATTAGGATTGGGATTAGTAATTACTAAGCTTCCTGTAAAATCAGTAGCATTAAAGCCTCTTGAGCTTAAAAAGATTGCTAAAGTTAGCCCTCCTCTAGTTTTTTTGTCATCAAAAAAATCTACGCTTCCATAGCTTCTATTTCTTATTTTTTCTTGTCTAGTAAGTTGTACTTCACTTTTTATTTCGATTCCATTTAATACTTCAGTGTCAGATGATTTTGTGAAGTTAAGTTGAAAATCATCAATCTCTTGTGGTACTAGACTTTTTGTAAATGGAATGCTATAAGATTTGATTGTTAAATCTGGTATTTTAGCTGGGAAATAGTTGAGGTACAAATTTGGTTTTTCAGTATCGTCATTCTTTTTAACAATACTAACTCTATAAAGTTCGTTATCTTCTGGAAAAAGGTTGGTATGTTTAAAAGATTTTTCAGAATCCGTTAACGTAAAAACTTGAGTCTTGTTGTTTTTTAATGGATATACTAAAAAACTTTTATTTGATTTTTTA
The DNA window shown above is from Polaribacter sp. Hel_I_88 and carries:
- a CDS encoding DoxX family protein, translated to MKTHILKLSKLIITPVIQKKWFGDLLFTIPRFVCGMLLTVSFGSDKFGLPWSSTDNLGFFEVAAWFPKDVAAYGGIFALFPVFFAWSGAFAEAVGGLFLAFGFKTRIASFLIMCTMLVAIFMQKWNQGLWGMLPAMGFLWVAVYHLYLGSGRFGIDFFISNKLK
- a CDS encoding histone deacetylase, whose product is MLKIAHHPIYHHPLKEGHRFPMIKYDLLPEQLIYEGTCNGENFFEPEIPNNKHFFTVHDSEYFFDLLNITLNQKEARKIGFPLSEVLIEREMIIADGTMKASEFALKNGIAMNIAGGTHHAFSNKGEAFCMLNDQAIGAKYLQNKGIVKKVLIVDLDVHQGNGTAEIFQKDNTVSTFSIHGKGNYPFVKEKSDLDIGLENNTKDDEYLSTLKKTLPKLIDQEKPDFIYYLCGVDVLESDKLGKLSLTIEGCKERDRFVLQTCFDLKIPVMCSMGGGYSKDVNIVVEAHANTFRLAQEIYF